The following coding sequences lie in one Oncorhynchus gorbuscha isolate QuinsamMale2020 ecotype Even-year linkage group LG10, OgorEven_v1.0, whole genome shotgun sequence genomic window:
- the LOC124045412 gene encoding keratin-associated protein 9-1-like has protein sequence MYDRDMNNVAPSYPLAVAVGHRDEKCCDGMCVPDEKCCDGTCVPDEKCCDGTCVPDEKCCDGTCVPDEKCCDGTCVPDEKCCDGTCVPDEKCCDGTCVPDEKCCDGTCVPDEKCCDGTCVTQMRSVVMGHEKCCDGTCVPDEKCCDGTCVPDEKCCDGTCVPDEKCCDGTCVSQMRSVVMGHEKCCDGTCVPDEKCCDGTCCDGTCDPDEKCCDGACVPDEKCCDGTCVPDEKCCDGTCVTQMRSVVTGRV, from the exons ATGTACGATCGTGACATGAACAATGTGGCCCCTTCCTACCCCCTGGCCGTCGCCGTGGGACATAGAG ATGAGAAGTGTTGTGATGGGATGTGTGTCCCAGATGAGAAGTGTTGTGACGGGACGTGTGTCCCAGATGAGAAGTGTTGTGACGGGACGTGTGTCCCAGATGAGAAGTGTTGTGATGGGACGTGTGTCCCAGATGAGAAGTGTTGTGATGGGACGTGTGTCCCAGATGAGAAGTGTTGTGATGGGACGTGTGTCCCAGATGAGAAGTGTTGTGATGGGACGTGTGTCCCAGATGAGAAGTGTTGTGATGGGACGTGTGTCCCAGATGAGAAGTGTTGTGATGGGACGTGTGTGACCCAGATGAGAAGTGTTGTGATGGGAC ATGAGAAGTGTTGTGATGGGACGTGTGTCCCAGATGAGAAGTGTTGTGATGGGACGTGTGTCCCAGATGAGAAGTGTTGTGATGGGACGTGTGTCCCAGATGAGAAGTGTTGTGACGGGACGTGTGTGTCCCAGATGAGAAGTGTTGTGATGGGAC ATGAGAAGTGTTGTGATGGGACGTGTGTCCCAGATGAGAAGTGTTGTGATGGGACGTGTTGTGATGGGACGTGTGACCCAGATGAGAAGTGTTGTGATGGGGCGTGTGTCCCAGATGAGAAGTGTTGTGATGGGACGTGTGTCCCAGATGAGAAGTGTTGTGATGGGACGTGTGTGACCCAGATGAGAAGTGTTGTGACGGGACGTGTGTGA